One window of the Eucalyptus grandis isolate ANBG69807.140 chromosome 6, ASM1654582v1, whole genome shotgun sequence genome contains the following:
- the LOC104448519 gene encoding tRNA dimethylallyltransferase 9 isoform X2 translates to MFGGGAACGLRTCCLRPLRSPIEPLLRRSTRSRWPPRRRSSSAAGAAACFASSAGAKQKVIVISGPTGAGKSRLALELAKRLNGEIISADSVQVYRGLDVGSAKPSLRDRKEVQHHLVDILHPSEDYSVGQFFKDARQATKDIIDGGRVPIVSGGTGLYLRWYMYGKPDVPKASPEISSEVYSELADLQKNGDWNAAVQLVVKAGDPKAQHLAANDWYRLRRSLEIIKSSGAPPSAFQIPYDSYKEKFQSNMSDGSQEVTSSVALEEIRSKDLDYDFICFFLSSPRIDLYRSLDLRCEDMLLGNDGILAEARWLLDEGLLPNSNSATRAIGYRQAMEYLMWCRQHEGRTSARDFLAFLSNFQKASRNFAKRQMTWFRNEHIYHWLDASKPLEKVLDCICHAYHDQTGELNVPEALRMKKEISGRREDAELKAYHTKNRHFISREDCSDILDWIRRTQGSTERTCSFS, encoded by the exons ATGTTCGGCGGCGGAGCGGCGTGCGGCCTCCGAACCTGCTGCCTCCGCCCTCTGCGCTCGCCGATCGAGCCCCTCCTTCGCCGGAGTACTCGGTCGCGCTGGCCTCCCCGCCGGCGGTCCTCCTCCGCCGCGGGGGCGGCGGCCTGCTTCGCCTCGAGTGCGGGGGCGAAGCAGAAGGTCATTGTGATATCCGGGCCCACCGGAGCTGGCAAGAGCAGGCTGGCGCTGGAGCTCGCCAAGCGGCTCAACGGCGAAATCATCAGCGCCGATTCCGTGCAG GTCTATCGAGGTCTGGATGTTGGATCCGCAAAGCCTTCCCTGAGGGACAGAAAG GAGGTGCAGCATCATCTAGTTGACATTTTACATCCGTCTGAAG ATTATTCTGTTGGCCAATTTTTCAAGGATGCAAGGCAAGCTACTAAAGATATTATTGACGGTGGTCGTGTTCCTATAGTTAGCGGAGGGACTGGTCTGTATTTACGGTG GTATATGTATGGGAAGCCAGATGTTCCAAAAGCTTCTCCAGAAATATCATCTGAAGTTTACTCAGAGCTTGCAGACTTGCAGAAAAATGGTGATTGGAATGCAGCTGTGCAGTTGGTGGTCAAAGCTGGCGATCCAAAAGCCCAGCACTTGGCTGCAAATGATTGGTACCGCCTGAGGCGTAGTCTTGAGATAATTAAg TCCAGTGGAGCACCTCCATCTGCCTTTCAGATACCTTATGACTCATACAAGGAGAAGTTCCAATCCAACATGAGTGATGGAAGTCAAGAAGTTACGTCTTCTGTTGCACTTGAGGAGATTAGGTCGAAGGATTTAGATTAcgattttatttgctttttcctCTCAAGTCcaagaattgatctttatagaTCACTAGATCTCCGATGTGAAGATATGCTTTTAG GTAATGACGGAATTTTGGCGGAAGCTCGATGGCTTCTCGATGAGGGTCTTCTCCCAAATTCCAACTCTGCAACTCGAGCTATTGGTTACAGACAA GCAATGGAGTACCTGATGTGGTGTAGACAACATGAAGGAAGGACCTCTGCACGGGATTTCTTAGCTTTCTTGTCTAACTTTCAGAAAGCATCCAG aaattttgcaaaaaggcAGATGACGTGGTTCCGGAATGAGCATATTTATCACTGGCTTGATGCTTCTAAACCACTG GAAAAGGTTCTCGATTGCATTTGTCATGCATACCATGACCAAACTGGAGAACTCAATGTACCCGAGGCACTaagaatgaagaaagaaatCTCAGGCCGCCGAGAAGATGCTGAACTTAAGGCATACCATACCAAAAACAG GCATTTCATTTCTCGCGAAGATTGTTCAGATATTCTAGATTGGATCAGGAGAACCCAGGGGTCAACAGAAAGAACTTGTTCATTCTCCTGA
- the LOC104451528 gene encoding multiple organellar RNA editing factor 8, chloroplastic/mitochondrial yields MATKLFTRSRLLSKPQRGLASLLSRSRYFSSAPASAPRYPPFLPSLLRYRLRPLSAASAEFHGRLAAASSARAFATRATSSWLNDQGPNRWNQHLHFAIMLKRSDDKAGEILPDDKAGEILDTCVKFLAGAVGGEEVARRKINSVIVGLHHFIFRAPLSKDHNSNLLRLGYIPQSTHMYLGKYNEYVGETVIFAPTGTYEWNGHDDQPRNLNRSRNFERGKNMQNRNFRARDMPPIHNQGMQNPPPLGIMLPPNMGSGIPQGLPLPECLCPATLDAPKQLIFGHALITIPSISFKKLFADRPGPSEPGKGGGLIYRHSVS; encoded by the exons ATGGCGACGAAGCTCTTTACTCGCTCCCGCCTCCTCTCCAAGCCTCAGCGAGGCCTCGCCTCCCTCCTCTCTCGCTCCCGCTACTTCTCCTCCGCTCCCGCCTCCGCGCCTCGCTACCCTCCCTtcctcccctccctcctccgctATCGCCTCCGCCCTCTCTCCGCGGCCTCCGCGGAGttccatggccgcctcgccgcGGCTTCTTCCGCCCGTGCCTTCGCGACTAGGGCGACCTCTTCGTGGCTCAACGATCAGGGGCCCAACCGTTGGAACCAACATTTGCACTTTGCCATAATGCTGAAAAGGTCGGACGATAAGGCTGGCGAGATCCTACCGGACGATAAAGCTGGCGAGATCCTGGATACTTGTGTTAAGTTCCTTGCGGGGGCTGTTGGAGG TGAAGAAGTTGCCAGAAGGAAGATCAACTCAGTTATAGTAGGGCTCCACCACTTTATATTTAGAGCTCCTCTATCCAAAGACCATAATTCCAACCTCCTAA GGCTGGGATATATACCACAATCTACTCATATGTACCTGGGCAAGTATAATGAATATGTGG GCGAAACTGTTATTTTCGCGCCAACTGGAACTTATGAGTGGAATGGGCATGATGATCAACCCCGTAATTTGAACAGATCGAGGAACTttgaaagggggaaaaataTGCAGAACAGAAATTTCCGAGCCAGGGACATGCCACCTATACATAACCAAGGGATGCAGAACCCTCCACCTCTAGGAATCATGCTTCCACCAAATATGGGCAGTGGAATCCCCCAAGGATTACCTTTGCCGGAATGCCTCTGCCCAGCCACCCTGGATGCCCCTAAGCAACTCATAT TTGGGCATGCGCTTATTACAATTCCATCTATATCGTTCAAGAAGCTGTTCGCTGACCGGCCAGGCCCGTCGGAACCTGGAAAAGGAGGAGGACTTATTTATCGACATAGTGTATCCTGA
- the LOC104448520 gene encoding protein trichome birefringence-like 31 — MKTKSPLDRQIQSLFPLALASVLILGTARLVLDNLRSCKSKAFRLHGEPTGREHGVPMLVLPQDRIKDECDVFEGRWVWDNVSYPLYREDQCPYLVKQVTCLKNGRPDSMYQNWRWQPNGCNLPRFDPLMMLEMIRNKRLMFVGDSLQRAQFDSMVCMVQSVIPEGKRSLRRVPPRKIFTIKDYNASIEYYWAPFIVESISDHATNHTVHKRLVKLDSVANHSRHWQGVDVLVFESYVWWMYKPLINATYGSRDNVREYNVTDAYRLALETWANWLESSIDPQKQKVFFMSMSPTHLWSWEWRPGSDGNCFGESYPIQGPYWGSGSNLEIMKIVRHALRQLKINVTLLNITQMSEFRKDAHTSVFTERKGKLLTKAQRSDPKTFGDCIHWCLPGVPDAWNEILYAYLLKDHRTIL; from the exons ATGAAGACGAAATCCCCGCTCGACCGCCAAATCCAATCCCTCTTCCCTCTCGCACTAGCCTCGGTTCTCATCCTAGGAACCGCGAGACTAGTCCTGGACAACTTGAGGAGCTGCAAGAGCAAGGCTTTCCGGCTTCACGGCGAACCCACAGGCCGCGAGCATGGAGTGCCGATGCTGGTGTTACCGCAAGACCGGATCAAAGACGAGTGCGACGTTTTCGAGGGACGGTGGGTGTGGGACAATGTGTCGTACCCTCTTTACAGAGAAGACCAGTGCCCTTACCTGGTGAAACAGGTGACCTGCCTCAAAAATGGCAGACCTGATTCTATGTACCAGAACTGGAGGTGGCAACCAAATGGGTGCAACCTTCCAAG GTTTGACCCTTTGATGATGCTGGAGATGATAAGGAACAAGAGACTGATGTTTGTGGGTGACTCATTACAAAGAGCCCAATTTGACTCAATGGTGTGCATGGTGCAATCTGTAATCCCGGAAGGAAAGAGGTCACTCCGGAGAGTCCCTCCTAGGAAGATTTTCACCATTAAG GATTACAACGCGTCAATTGAGTATTACTGGGCTCCATTTATAGTCGAATCGATATCAGATCACGCCACGAATCATACCGTCCACAAGAGGCTCGTCAAGCTTGACTCGGTCGCCAATCACAGTAGGCACTGGCAGGGAGTCGACGTGCTTGTATTTGAGAGCTACGTGTGGTGGATGTACAAGCCTCTGATCAATGCAAC ATATGGTTCGAGAGACAATGTCCGAGAATACAATGTTACCGATGCATACAGATTGGCTTTAGAAACTTGGGCAAATTGGCTAGAATCAAGCATCGACCCTCAAAAGCAAAAGGTTTTCTTCATGAGTATGTCCCCAACTCATTTGTG GAGCTGGGAATGGAGACCTGGAAGTGATGGGAATTGCTTCGGTGAATCATACCCTATCCAGGGTCCATACTGGGGCAGTGGATCAAACCTTGAGATCATGAAAATAGTACGTCATGCCCTACGACAGCTAAAGATCAATGTAACATTGTTGAACATAACTCAGATGTCGGAGTTCAGAAAAGATGCTCACACATCGGTTTTTACGGAGCGGAAGGGGAAACTCTTAACAAAGGCGCAGAGATCTGACCCCAAAACATTTGGTGATTGCATCCACTGGTGTTTACCAGGAGTCCCTGATGCATGGAATGAAATTTTGTACGCCTACTTGTTAAAAGATCATCGAACAATTCTATAG
- the LOC104448519 gene encoding tRNA dimethylallyltransferase 9 isoform X1: MFGGGAACGLRTCCLRPLRSPIEPLLRRSTRSRWPPRRRSSSAAGAAACFASSAGAKQKVIVISGPTGAGKSRLALELAKRLNGEIISADSVQVYRGLDVGSAKPSLRDRKEVQHHLVDILHPSEDYSVGQFFKDARQATKDIIDGGRVPIVSGGTGLYLRWYMYGKPDVPKASPEISSEVYSELADLQKNGDWNAAVQLVVKAGDPKAQHLAANDWYRLRRSLEIIKSSGAPPSAFQIPYDSYKEKFQSNMSDGSQEVTSSVALEEIRSKDLDYDFICFFLSSPRIDLYRSLDLRCEDMLLAGNDGILAEARWLLDEGLLPNSNSATRAIGYRQAMEYLMWCRQHEGRTSARDFLAFLSNFQKASRNFAKRQMTWFRNEHIYHWLDASKPLEKVLDCICHAYHDQTGELNVPEALRMKKEISGRREDAELKAYHTKNRHFISREDCSDILDWIRRTQGSTERTCSFS, from the exons ATGTTCGGCGGCGGAGCGGCGTGCGGCCTCCGAACCTGCTGCCTCCGCCCTCTGCGCTCGCCGATCGAGCCCCTCCTTCGCCGGAGTACTCGGTCGCGCTGGCCTCCCCGCCGGCGGTCCTCCTCCGCCGCGGGGGCGGCGGCCTGCTTCGCCTCGAGTGCGGGGGCGAAGCAGAAGGTCATTGTGATATCCGGGCCCACCGGAGCTGGCAAGAGCAGGCTGGCGCTGGAGCTCGCCAAGCGGCTCAACGGCGAAATCATCAGCGCCGATTCCGTGCAG GTCTATCGAGGTCTGGATGTTGGATCCGCAAAGCCTTCCCTGAGGGACAGAAAG GAGGTGCAGCATCATCTAGTTGACATTTTACATCCGTCTGAAG ATTATTCTGTTGGCCAATTTTTCAAGGATGCAAGGCAAGCTACTAAAGATATTATTGACGGTGGTCGTGTTCCTATAGTTAGCGGAGGGACTGGTCTGTATTTACGGTG GTATATGTATGGGAAGCCAGATGTTCCAAAAGCTTCTCCAGAAATATCATCTGAAGTTTACTCAGAGCTTGCAGACTTGCAGAAAAATGGTGATTGGAATGCAGCTGTGCAGTTGGTGGTCAAAGCTGGCGATCCAAAAGCCCAGCACTTGGCTGCAAATGATTGGTACCGCCTGAGGCGTAGTCTTGAGATAATTAAg TCCAGTGGAGCACCTCCATCTGCCTTTCAGATACCTTATGACTCATACAAGGAGAAGTTCCAATCCAACATGAGTGATGGAAGTCAAGAAGTTACGTCTTCTGTTGCACTTGAGGAGATTAGGTCGAAGGATTTAGATTAcgattttatttgctttttcctCTCAAGTCcaagaattgatctttatagaTCACTAGATCTCCGATGTGAAGATATGCTTTTAG CAGGTAATGACGGAATTTTGGCGGAAGCTCGATGGCTTCTCGATGAGGGTCTTCTCCCAAATTCCAACTCTGCAACTCGAGCTATTGGTTACAGACAA GCAATGGAGTACCTGATGTGGTGTAGACAACATGAAGGAAGGACCTCTGCACGGGATTTCTTAGCTTTCTTGTCTAACTTTCAGAAAGCATCCAG aaattttgcaaaaaggcAGATGACGTGGTTCCGGAATGAGCATATTTATCACTGGCTTGATGCTTCTAAACCACTG GAAAAGGTTCTCGATTGCATTTGTCATGCATACCATGACCAAACTGGAGAACTCAATGTACCCGAGGCACTaagaatgaagaaagaaatCTCAGGCCGCCGAGAAGATGCTGAACTTAAGGCATACCATACCAAAAACAG GCATTTCATTTCTCGCGAAGATTGTTCAGATATTCTAGATTGGATCAGGAGAACCCAGGGGTCAACAGAAAGAACTTGTTCATTCTCCTGA